A genomic region of Lysinibacillus sp. 2017 contains the following coding sequences:
- a CDS encoding DUF503 domain-containing protein: MIVYAEIEFMIQTAHSLKEKRAVLQRMVTRTKQKFNVSVAEIDHQNVWQRTKIALVSVASSTEAAERELMHAVHFLQSNPQWEQLEFYREYL, translated from the coding sequence ATGATTGTATACGCAGAAATTGAATTTATGATTCAGACTGCCCATTCATTAAAGGAAAAGCGTGCTGTTCTTCAACGAATGGTGACGCGAACAAAACAAAAATTCAATGTATCTGTTGCGGAAATTGATCATCAAAATGTTTGGCAACGTACAAAAATAGCACTTGTTTCGGTTGCTTCTTCTACAGAAGCGGCTGAACGTGAGCTTATGCATGCCGTGCACTTTTTGCAGTCAAATCCACAGTGGGAGCAGCTGGAATTTTATCGAGAATATTTATAA
- the rbfA gene encoding 30S ribosome-binding factor RbfA, giving the protein MSLRSNRVAEQMKKEITDIIARKLKDPAVGFITVTEVAVTGDLQQATVYITSLGNERERKESLKALEKASGFMRSEIGSRIRLRRTPELLFEFDTAIEYGNKIDALLRGLNEDK; this is encoded by the coding sequence ATGTCTCTACGTTCAAATCGTGTTGCAGAGCAAATGAAAAAAGAGATTACGGATATTATTGCACGCAAACTTAAAGACCCTGCTGTTGGTTTCATTACAGTAACGGAAGTAGCAGTAACAGGAGATCTTCAACAAGCGACAGTATATATTACATCTCTAGGTAATGAACGTGAGCGCAAGGAATCGTTAAAAGCTTTAGAAAAAGCTTCAGGATTCATGCGTTCAGAAATCGGTTCACGCATTCGTTTACGCCGTACACCAGAATTACTTTTCGAATTCGATACAGCTATCGAATACGGAAATAAAATTGATGCATTACTTCGTGGCTTAAACGAAGACAAATAG
- the truB gene encoding tRNA pseudouridine(55) synthase TruB encodes MNGILPLWKERGMTSHDCVFKLRKILKTKKVGHTGTLDPGVEGVLPICIGQATRIAEYLTDAGKTYEAVVSIGRTTATEDAEGETVEENTDYKSFSREEIQQALISLTGEIEQTPPMFSAVKVNGKKLYEYARAGQTVERPTRKITIYELELLDDAETFEGETVTFSIRIKCSKGTYIRTLAVQIGEALGYPAHMHELVRTASGTFTKENCFTLAEIAELMDKGEQEKFLLPVEYALSNYPYVEITPDVEKQIFNGQVLPMHALLKEHDKMVYGVDGRAFAVYIAHPIKIGQMKPDKMFPELD; translated from the coding sequence ATGAACGGTATTCTTCCATTATGGAAAGAGCGTGGAATGACGAGTCATGACTGCGTGTTTAAGTTACGAAAGATTTTAAAAACGAAAAAGGTTGGCCATACAGGGACCCTTGATCCAGGTGTAGAAGGCGTATTACCAATTTGTATCGGACAAGCGACTCGTATCGCTGAATATTTAACTGATGCAGGGAAAACATATGAGGCGGTTGTGTCAATCGGTCGTACCACAGCGACAGAAGATGCAGAAGGCGAAACAGTTGAAGAAAATACGGATTACAAATCATTCTCGCGTGAAGAAATCCAACAAGCACTTATTTCTTTAACTGGTGAAATTGAGCAAACACCACCCATGTTTTCAGCCGTTAAAGTAAACGGTAAAAAGCTATACGAATATGCACGTGCAGGTCAAACGGTAGAACGTCCAACACGTAAAATCACAATTTATGAGCTAGAGCTTTTAGATGACGCAGAAACGTTTGAAGGTGAAACAGTAACGTTTTCTATTCGAATTAAATGTTCAAAAGGTACATATATTCGTACATTAGCTGTGCAAATTGGGGAAGCCCTAGGATACCCAGCACATATGCATGAATTAGTACGTACAGCTTCAGGAACATTTACAAAAGAAAATTGTTTTACATTAGCTGAAATTGCGGAATTAATGGACAAAGGCGAGCAAGAGAAGTTTTTATTGCCAGTTGAGTATGCCCTATCAAATTATCCGTATGTTGAAATTACGCCAGATGTTGAAAAGCAAATTTTCAATGGACAAGTACTACCAATGCATGCATTATTAAAAGAACATGATAAAATGGTGTATGGTGTAGACGGGCGAGCATTTGCGGTATATATCGCACATCCGATAAAGATTGGGCAAATGAAGCCTGATAAAATGTTTCCCGAACTAGATTAG
- the ribF gene encoding riboflavin biosynthesis protein RibF, with translation MNVIHLKYPHQLAQETNKLAFSLAVGFFDGVHKGHQAVINSAKEKAQQLGVQSAVMTFDPHPSIVLGRRNEKVFYITPLTQKLDTLKKLNVDTVFVVNFTSDFAKLTPEEFIKHFILDLNVKHVTAGFDFSFGAFGKGNMETMKQLSNGQFGVTIVEKQADTEEKISSTRIRNYLQDGQMEQVRTLLGRAFEVPGIVVHGDKRGRTMGFPTANVQAMGGCYIPATGVYAVKILVQNEWYNGVCNVGYKPTFKNPDEKQLSIEVHILNFDKNIYGEEVVVGWYKRIRSERKFDGINALIEQIELDKQEAIEYFNQLS, from the coding sequence ATGAACGTTATTCATTTAAAATATCCGCATCAATTAGCGCAAGAAACAAATAAACTGGCCTTTTCATTAGCAGTTGGTTTTTTTGATGGTGTACATAAAGGACATCAAGCGGTCATTAATTCTGCTAAAGAAAAAGCACAGCAATTAGGTGTTCAAAGTGCAGTGATGACGTTTGATCCACATCCTTCAATTGTTTTAGGCAGACGTAATGAAAAAGTTTTTTATATTACACCGCTTACACAAAAGTTAGATACACTTAAAAAATTAAATGTCGATACAGTTTTTGTTGTTAATTTCACATCGGATTTTGCAAAGCTAACACCAGAGGAATTCATCAAACATTTCATCTTAGATTTAAATGTGAAGCATGTAACAGCTGGCTTTGATTTTTCATTTGGGGCATTTGGCAAGGGGAATATGGAAACGATGAAACAGCTATCTAATGGACAATTTGGTGTGACAATTGTTGAAAAGCAAGCCGATACGGAAGAAAAGATTAGTTCAACTCGTATTCGAAACTATTTACAAGACGGTCAAATGGAGCAAGTGCGCACATTGTTAGGACGTGCTTTTGAAGTGCCAGGTATTGTCGTACATGGTGATAAGCGAGGACGTACAATGGGCTTCCCTACAGCAAATGTTCAAGCAATGGGAGGATGCTATATACCAGCAACAGGTGTGTATGCTGTCAAAATTTTAGTACAAAATGAATGGTATAACGGGGTTTGTAATGTAGGCTATAAACCAACATTTAAAAATCCAGATGAAAAGCAACTATCGATTGAGGTTCATATTTTAAACTTCGATAAAAATATATACGGTGAAGAAGTTGTAGTCGGTTGGTACAAACGAATCCGTAGTGAACGTAAATTTGATGGAATAAATGCACTGATCGAACAAATTGAACTAGATAAGCAAGAAGCTATCGAATATTTTAACCAGCTATCGTAA
- the rpsO gene encoding 30S ribosomal protein S15, which yields MAITQERKNEIIAEYRTHESDTGSPEVQIAVLTAEINALNAHLATHKKDFHSQRGLLKMVGKRRHLLKYLRENDVARYRTLINKLGLRR from the coding sequence ATGGCAATTACACAAGAACGCAAAAACGAAATCATCGCTGAGTACCGCACTCACGAAAGCGACACTGGTTCTCCAGAAGTACAAATCGCTGTATTAACTGCAGAAATCAACGCTTTAAATGCTCACTTAGCTACACACAAAAAGGATTTCCACTCTCAACGTGGTCTTCTTAAAATGGTAGGTAAACGTCGTCACTTATTAAAATATTTACGTGAAAACGATGTTGCACGTTACCGTACATTAATCAACAAACTTGGATTACGTCGTTAA
- the pnp gene encoding polyribonucleotide nucleotidyltransferase, whose translation MNEKKVFSYEWAGRPLVVEVGQLAKQANGAAMVRYGETAVLATATMSKSPKPLDFFPLTVNYEERLYAAGKIPGGFIKREGRPSETAVLTSRLIDRPIRPMFPDGFRNEVQSILMVMSNDQDCPSDVAAMFGSSLSLAISDIPFDGPIAGVHIGYINGEFVVNPTLEQSAKSTVHLTVAGNKDAVNMVEAGALEVPEEIMLEAIMFGHEEIKKLIAFQEQIIAEVGKEKVEVVLYELDAELTAAIKKACEVDMNAAIQTVDKQEREENITAVKNRIIESYEAEEANEETMKQVKSILDKMVKDEVRRLITEDKIRPDGRKQDEIRPLSSEVDLLPRAHGSAMFTRGQTQALSICTLGALGDVQIIDGLGVEESKRFMHHYNFPAFSVGETGRYGSPGRREIGHGALGERAISAVLPSEEEFPYAIRCVAEVLESNGSTSQASICASIMSLMAAGVPLKAPVAGIAMGLVKKDEHYTVLTDIQGMEDHLGDMDFKVAGTAKGVTALQMDIKIDGLSRNILEEALTQAKIGRMQILEHMMTTISEPRTSLSKHAPKIVSIKINPDKIRDVIGPGGKVINKIIDETGVKIDTEQDGTIYIASADEGMINRAKEMIESIVREAKVGEYYMSTVKRIEKFGAFCEIFPGKDGLLHISEIQEERTKEVEDVLKLGDQLLVKCIEIDKQGRVNLSRKVVIQEEKERAEQK comes from the coding sequence ATGAACGAAAAAAAAGTCTTTTCGTATGAATGGGCTGGCCGTCCACTTGTAGTAGAAGTAGGACAGTTAGCAAAACAAGCAAACGGTGCTGCAATGGTTCGTTACGGCGAAACAGCAGTATTAGCGACAGCAACAATGTCAAAATCACCAAAACCATTAGATTTCTTCCCATTAACAGTTAACTACGAAGAACGTCTATATGCAGCAGGTAAAATTCCAGGAGGCTTCATTAAACGTGAAGGCCGTCCTTCAGAAACAGCGGTATTAACATCTCGTTTAATCGACCGTCCAATTCGCCCAATGTTCCCAGATGGCTTCCGTAACGAAGTACAATCAATCTTAATGGTTATGTCAAATGATCAAGATTGCCCATCTGATGTAGCAGCGATGTTCGGTTCTTCATTATCGTTAGCCATTTCAGACATTCCATTCGATGGACCGATTGCTGGTGTTCATATTGGATATATCAACGGTGAATTCGTTGTTAACCCAACACTTGAACAATCTGCAAAATCAACAGTACACCTAACAGTTGCTGGTAATAAAGATGCTGTCAACATGGTAGAAGCAGGTGCTTTAGAAGTACCTGAAGAAATCATGCTTGAAGCGATCATGTTCGGTCACGAAGAAATTAAAAAATTAATCGCCTTCCAAGAACAAATTATTGCGGAAGTCGGAAAAGAAAAAGTAGAAGTTGTACTGTATGAATTAGATGCAGAATTAACAGCTGCTATTAAAAAAGCTTGTGAAGTAGACATGAACGCAGCTATCCAAACAGTGGACAAGCAAGAGCGTGAAGAAAACATTACAGCTGTAAAAAATCGCATTATTGAATCTTATGAGGCCGAAGAAGCTAACGAAGAAACAATGAAGCAAGTAAAATCAATTTTAGACAAAATGGTGAAAGACGAAGTTCGTCGCTTAATCACTGAAGATAAAATCCGTCCAGATGGTCGTAAACAAGACGAAATTCGTCCGTTATCATCTGAGGTTGATTTATTACCACGTGCACATGGATCAGCAATGTTCACACGTGGACAAACGCAAGCACTTTCAATTTGTACACTAGGCGCATTAGGCGACGTTCAAATTATCGATGGTCTTGGTGTTGAAGAGTCAAAACGCTTCATGCACCATTATAACTTCCCAGCATTCTCAGTTGGGGAAACAGGTCGTTATGGCTCTCCAGGTCGTCGTGAAATCGGTCACGGTGCTTTAGGTGAGCGTGCTATTTCAGCAGTACTTCCTTCAGAAGAAGAATTCCCATATGCAATTCGTTGTGTAGCAGAAGTATTAGAATCAAATGGTTCTACTTCTCAAGCATCAATTTGTGCATCTATTATGTCATTAATGGCTGCAGGTGTTCCATTAAAAGCTCCAGTTGCAGGTATTGCAATGGGTCTTGTTAAAAAAGACGAACACTATACAGTATTAACAGATATACAAGGTATGGAAGATCACCTTGGCGATATGGACTTTAAAGTTGCTGGTACAGCTAAAGGTGTAACAGCACTTCAAATGGATATTAAAATCGATGGATTATCTCGCAACATTTTAGAGGAAGCTCTAACACAAGCGAAAATCGGTCGTATGCAAATTTTAGAACATATGATGACAACTATTTCTGAACCTCGTACTTCATTATCGAAACACGCGCCAAAAATCGTGTCAATTAAAATCAATCCTGACAAAATCCGCGATGTTATCGGACCAGGTGGTAAAGTGATTAACAAAATCATCGACGAAACTGGCGTTAAAATTGATACAGAACAAGACGGTACAATCTATATCGCTTCAGCTGATGAAGGTATGATTAACCGCGCGAAAGAAATGATCGAATCAATCGTACGTGAAGCAAAAGTAGGCGAGTACTACATGTCTACTGTAAAACGTATTGAAAAATTCGGTGCGTTCTGTGAAATCTTCCCAGGTAAAGATGGTTTATTACACATTTCTGAAATCCAAGAAGAGCGTACAAAAGAAGTTGAAGACGTTCTAAAACTTGGCGATCAATTACTAGTGAAATGTATCGAAATCGACAAACAAGGTCGAGTAAACTTATCACGTAAAGTAGTAATCCAAGAAGAAAAAGAACGAGCAGAGCAAAAATAA
- a CDS encoding pitrilysin family protein, producing the protein MVQVITAKNGVRIVAEQMPHVRSLSVGVWVNAGSRYETPEENGITHFIEHMLFKGTKNRTARQIAEQFDRIGGEINAFTSKENTCYFAKVLDHHGEIAITILADMFFNSLFSQEDIERERQVVLEEIYMSEDDPADDVHEKLWAVMYPNDALGRPILGTAETLETFDEAMIRTYMAKHYGPKNVVISIAGNIEEGLLEKIEALFGTYEASSKSIVSKPSYPEFTAGEVEKTRDTEQAHIAISFPAINVKDPQMYSFVALNNIIGGNMSSRLFQDVREDRGLAYSVFSFQSSFEDVGAFTIAASASKQNLDALKQQMDQTLFDVVAGGVTEEELENAKEQLKGSFVLGLEGTEDYMNRNGVNELIHQNHRTVDEVLAKIDAISMDSMDDLITKILLNEPAIAIIGPENE; encoded by the coding sequence ATGGTACAAGTAATTACAGCGAAAAATGGAGTGCGAATTGTTGCAGAACAAATGCCTCATGTTCGCTCTTTATCGGTAGGGGTATGGGTGAATGCAGGTTCGCGCTATGAGACACCAGAAGAAAACGGCATCACACATTTTATTGAACATATGCTTTTTAAAGGCACAAAAAATCGTACGGCTCGACAAATTGCAGAACAATTTGATCGTATCGGTGGGGAAATCAATGCCTTTACCTCAAAGGAAAATACATGCTATTTTGCAAAAGTATTAGACCATCACGGTGAAATTGCGATTACGATTTTGGCAGATATGTTTTTCAATTCACTCTTTAGTCAAGAGGATATTGAGCGTGAACGTCAAGTGGTTTTAGAAGAAATTTATATGAGTGAAGATGATCCAGCTGATGATGTGCATGAAAAATTATGGGCTGTAATGTATCCAAATGATGCATTAGGACGTCCGATTTTAGGAACAGCAGAAACACTTGAGACATTTGATGAAGCTATGATTCGTACGTATATGGCGAAGCATTATGGGCCAAAAAATGTGGTTATTTCAATTGCGGGTAATATTGAAGAAGGCTTACTTGAAAAAATAGAAGCATTATTTGGTACATATGAAGCAAGTAGCAAATCCATAGTTTCAAAGCCATCGTATCCTGAATTTACTGCTGGTGAAGTTGAAAAAACACGTGATACAGAGCAAGCACATATTGCGATTTCATTCCCGGCTATTAATGTGAAGGATCCTCAAATGTATAGCTTTGTTGCATTAAATAATATTATTGGTGGCAATATGAGCTCACGACTTTTCCAAGATGTACGTGAAGATCGTGGCTTAGCTTACTCAGTATTTAGTTTTCAATCAAGCTTTGAGGATGTTGGGGCATTTACAATTGCTGCATCCGCATCGAAACAAAATTTAGATGCACTTAAACAGCAAATGGACCAAACCTTATTTGATGTTGTGGCAGGTGGAGTAACGGAAGAAGAGCTTGAAAATGCTAAAGAGCAATTAAAGGGCAGCTTTGTGTTAGGACTTGAAGGTACAGAGGACTATATGAACCGTAATGGTGTGAACGAGCTGATTCATCAAAATCATCGCACGGTTGATGAAGTATTAGCTAAAATTGACGCCATTTCAATGGATTCAATGGATGATTTGATAACGAAGATTTTATTAAACGAACCGGCA